One genomic window of Azospirillum sp. TSH100 includes the following:
- the recN gene encoding DNA repair protein RecN, which translates to MLVSLTIRDVVLIERLSLSFRKGLCALTGETGAGKSILLDALGLALGARAESGLVRHGADQAAVTAEFELSGDHPVFAILKEQGLDADSADGSAGYQTLVIRRTVNTDGRSRAWVNDQPVGVGLLKTLGSELVEVHGQFDTHGLLNPQTHRGVLDAYAGLSAQAAQVAAAHRAWRQVEDARHSAAADIARARSEEEYLRHAVAELDALAPKAGEEEELSETRAVLMHREKLVDGMNAAYAELSGDRGVERALSSAIRTLSRIADRAGGTLDPVIAALDRAATEAGEAIAALQAVSSGVDMDPRALEKLEERLFALRAAARKHGVDVDALAGLREEMAGRLLLIEDQGDLLAKLAKEAEQARAAFHKAAEALSVARREAAGRLDVAVAAELAPLKMEKAKFRTLVEPLDESEWSASGIDRVAFQVATNPGSPPGALNKIASGGELARFMLALKVVLAQTSTVGTLVFDEVDTGIGGAVAAAVGERLETLGHGLQVLVVTHSPQVAARGAVHLKVQKSQKGEQVTTGVAELDGDERREEIARMLSGATVTAEARAAADSLIAGRG; encoded by the coding sequence ATGCTCGTGTCGCTGACGATCAGGGACGTCGTCCTGATCGAGCGGCTGAGCCTGTCCTTCCGCAAGGGCCTGTGCGCCCTGACCGGCGAGACCGGTGCGGGCAAGTCCATCCTGCTCGACGCGCTGGGGCTGGCCCTCGGCGCGCGCGCGGAATCGGGGCTGGTCCGCCATGGCGCCGATCAGGCCGCCGTGACCGCGGAATTCGAATTGTCGGGCGATCATCCGGTCTTCGCCATCCTGAAGGAACAGGGGCTGGACGCCGATTCGGCTGACGGCTCGGCCGGGTACCAAACACTGGTGATCCGCCGCACCGTCAACACCGACGGCCGCAGCCGCGCCTGGGTGAACGACCAGCCGGTCGGCGTCGGGTTGCTGAAGACGCTTGGCAGCGAACTGGTCGAGGTGCATGGGCAGTTCGACACCCATGGCCTGCTGAATCCGCAGACCCACCGCGGCGTGCTCGACGCCTATGCCGGCCTGTCCGCCCAGGCGGCGCAGGTCGCCGCCGCCCACCGCGCCTGGAGGCAGGTGGAGGACGCGCGCCATTCCGCCGCCGCCGACATCGCCCGCGCCCGCTCCGAAGAGGAATATCTCCGCCACGCCGTGGCCGAACTGGATGCGCTCGCTCCAAAGGCCGGCGAGGAGGAGGAGTTGTCGGAGACCCGCGCGGTGCTTATGCACCGGGAAAAGCTGGTCGACGGCATGAACGCCGCCTATGCGGAGCTGTCCGGCGACCGGGGCGTCGAGCGCGCCCTGTCCTCCGCCATCCGCACGCTGAGCCGGATCGCCGACCGGGCCGGTGGCACGCTTGACCCGGTGATCGCGGCCCTCGACCGCGCCGCGACCGAGGCGGGGGAGGCGATCGCCGCTCTCCAGGCCGTCTCCAGCGGCGTCGACATGGACCCGCGGGCGCTGGAAAAGCTGGAGGAGCGGCTGTTCGCCCTGCGCGCCGCCGCCCGCAAGCATGGCGTCGACGTCGATGCGCTGGCCGGCTTGCGCGAGGAGATGGCCGGCCGCCTGCTGTTGATCGAGGATCAGGGCGACCTGCTGGCCAAGCTGGCGAAGGAGGCCGAACAGGCCCGCGCCGCCTTCCACAAGGCTGCCGAGGCGCTGAGCGTTGCCCGCCGCGAGGCCGCCGGCCGGCTGGACGTGGCGGTCGCCGCCGAACTGGCGCCGCTGAAGATGGAAAAGGCCAAATTCCGCACGCTGGTCGAGCCGCTGGACGAATCGGAATGGAGCGCGTCCGGAATCGACCGCGTCGCCTTCCAGGTCGCCACCAACCCCGGCTCGCCGCCGGGGGCGCTGAACAAGATCGCGTCTGGCGGTGAGCTGGCGCGCTTCATGCTGGCTTTGAAGGTGGTGTTGGCCCAGACCTCCACCGTCGGTACGCTGGTGTTCGACGAGGTGGACACCGGCATCGGCGGCGCCGTCGCCGCCGCGGTGGGCGAGCGGCTGGAAACTCTGGGCCATGGCCTCCAGGTGCTGGTCGTCACCCACAGCCCGCAGGTCGCGGCGCGTGGGGCCGTCCATCTGAAGGTGCAGAAGTCTCAGAAGGGCGAGCAGGTCACCACCGGCGTCGCCGAGCTGGACGGCGACGAGCGGCGCGAGGAGATCGCCCGCATGCTGTCCGGCGCCACTGTCACCGCCGAGGCCCGCGC
- a CDS encoding outer membrane protein assembly factor BamD, producing the protein MLPRPYRLPLTAILLSAALSACSSTKEDAYVERPADQLMSEADAAMREESFKKAAKLYDEVERQHPYADAASKAQLLAAYAQYQDLKYDDAILALDRFIQLHPGSPDVDYAYYMRALCYYEQITDVRRDQRMTRRALDSLQEVVRRFPDSKYARDAKLKIDLTNDHLAGKEMEVGRFYLRQHQYTAAINRFRAVVENYQTTSHVPEALHRLVECYLALGVTDEAKAAAAVLGHNFPGSEWYTDSYALLVDANLRPERNEKSWLNRAWNSLF; encoded by the coding sequence ATGCTTCCTCGCCCGTACCGCCTGCCGCTGACGGCCATCCTCCTGTCCGCCGCTCTGTCCGCCTGCTCCTCCACCAAGGAGGATGCGTATGTCGAACGCCCGGCCGACCAGCTCATGTCGGAAGCCGACGCGGCGATGCGCGAGGAGTCCTTCAAGAAGGCCGCGAAGCTCTATGACGAGGTGGAGCGCCAGCATCCCTATGCGGATGCGGCCAGCAAGGCCCAGCTCCTTGCCGCCTACGCCCAATACCAGGATTTGAAGTACGACGACGCCATCCTGGCGCTCGACCGCTTCATCCAGCTTCATCCGGGCAGCCCGGATGTCGACTACGCCTATTACATGCGGGCGCTGTGCTATTACGAGCAGATCACCGACGTCCGCCGCGACCAGCGGATGACGCGCCGGGCGCTCGACAGCCTGCAGGAGGTGGTCCGCCGCTTCCCCGACAGCAAATACGCCCGCGACGCGAAGCTGAAGATCGACCTGACCAACGATCACCTTGCCGGCAAGGAGATGGAGGTCGGACGCTTCTATCTGCGTCAGCACCAGTATACCGCCGCGATCAACCGGTTCCGCGCCGTCGTTGAAAATTACCAGACCACGTCCCATGTGCCTGAGGCGCTGCACCGGCTGGTGGAGTGTTATCTGGCGCTGGGCGTGACCGACGAGGCGAAGGCCGCCGCGGCCGTGCTCGGCCACAACTTCCCCGGCAGCGAATGGTACACGGACAGCTACGCACTGCTGGTGGACGCCAACCTGCGTCCCGAGCGAAACGAGAAGTCGTGGCTCAATCGAGCCTGGAACTCCCTGTTCTAG
- a CDS encoding protein phosphatase CheZ — protein sequence MEQLPQLSDEEFEQIEDAIARSAKGRAFLRRLHRRSLGAATEEVRAMLQEFRDSWNRQNEAVEAGKHVGVLRRELMEMAASIEQARREVAALRPPDGSGDKILSATNELDAIVISTERASFEILNAAERLMDLAGKLRASGADPAMCGEIDTQVNDIFTACSFQDLTGQRTSKVVNALRYIEQRVMAMISIWGEDGLAGIIVKEEQTDTRPDAHLLNGPQLDGHGVSQADVDSMFDSPAPAPVAPPPPPPPPPPAPVQASQADIDSMFDAPAPAPVKASQADIDSMFDSPAPAPAVASQSDIDSMFDAPAPAPAKKPVPKPPGAAPKAKAAAKPAPPPPPPAAAEPPVPLDQAAIDALFG from the coding sequence TTGGAGCAGCTTCCGCAGCTGTCCGATGAAGAGTTCGAGCAGATCGAGGACGCCATCGCCCGATCGGCGAAGGGCAGGGCCTTCCTGCGGCGGCTCCACCGGCGGTCCCTCGGGGCCGCGACGGAAGAAGTGCGCGCCATGCTTCAGGAGTTCCGCGACTCCTGGAACCGGCAGAACGAGGCGGTGGAGGCCGGCAAGCATGTCGGCGTCCTGCGCCGCGAACTGATGGAAATGGCCGCCTCGATCGAGCAGGCGAGGCGGGAAGTGGCGGCGCTGCGGCCGCCTGACGGTTCGGGCGACAAGATCCTGTCGGCCACCAACGAGCTGGACGCCATCGTCATCTCGACCGAGCGCGCGTCCTTCGAGATCCTGAATGCCGCCGAGCGGCTGATGGATCTGGCGGGCAAGCTTCGCGCCAGCGGCGCCGATCCGGCGATGTGCGGCGAGATCGACACCCAGGTGAACGACATCTTCACCGCCTGTTCCTTCCAGGATCTGACCGGCCAGCGCACCAGCAAGGTCGTCAACGCGCTCCGCTACATCGAGCAGCGCGTGATGGCGATGATCAGCATCTGGGGCGAGGATGGGCTGGCCGGCATCATCGTCAAGGAAGAGCAGACCGACACCCGTCCCGACGCCCATCTGCTGAACGGTCCGCAGCTGGACGGTCACGGCGTCAGCCAGGCCGATGTCGACAGCATGTTCGACAGCCCGGCGCCGGCTCCGGTCGCGCCGCCACCGCCGCCACCTCCGCCGCCGCCGGCACCGGTCCAGGCGAGCCAGGCGGACATCGACAGCATGTTCGACGCGCCCGCTCCGGCTCCGGTGAAGGCCAGTCAGGCGGACATCGACAGCATGTTCGATTCGCCGGCGCCCGCCCCCGCGGTGGCTAGCCAGTCCGACATCGACAGCATGTTCGACGCGCCTGCCCCGGCTCCGGCCAAGAAGCCGGTGCCGAAGCCGCCGGGGGCCGCCCCGAAGGCCAAGGCCGCCGCCAAGCCCGCCCCGCCGCCGCCACCACCCGCAGCGGCCGAGCCCCCGGTTCCGCTGGATCAGGCCGCCATCGACGCCCTGTTCGGCTAA
- a CDS encoding chemotaxis response regulator CheY, with amino-acid sequence MKILVVDDYATMRRIVRNLLTQIGYTDIDEAGDGVSALAKLRESKFGLIISDWNMEPMTGLQLLKEIRADAKLAATPFIMVTAESKTENVIAAKQAGVNNYIVKPFNADTLKQKIQAVIGG; translated from the coding sequence ATGAAGATCCTCGTCGTCGATGATTACGCCACCATGCGGCGCATCGTGCGGAACCTGTTGACCCAGATCGGCTACACCGACATCGACGAGGCCGGCGACGGCGTGTCGGCGCTGGCGAAGCTGCGTGAGAGCAAGTTCGGCCTCATCATCTCCGACTGGAACATGGAGCCGATGACCGGCTTGCAGCTCCTGAAGGAAATCCGTGCGGATGCGAAGCTGGCGGCAACGCCCTTCATCATGGTCACCGCCGAGAGCAAGACCGAGAACGTCATCGCCGCCAAGCAGGCCGGCGTGAACAACTACATCGTCAAGCCCTTCAACGCCGACACGCTGAAGCAGAAGATCCAGGCCGTCATCGGCGGCTGA
- a CDS encoding M24 family metallopeptidase, with protein MPSAIPSAAYRGDDALATLLTEAGTGRSPADVRALLAGVLAAPEGEEPAAWTLLVGESLPPVLAEQLQALKALLAGEAPTAGPGPAQRLADLRAALKRRDLDGFIVPRGDEHQGEYVPPRAQRLGWLTGFTGSAGNAVVTARHAAIFVDGRYTLQVRSEVPADLYEYKHLIDDPLTDWIVAALPEGGRFGFDPWLHTIGWVEKTRAALERAGILLVACEDNPLDSVWQGQPPAPLTPVVPQDDAFAGESSADKRARLADELGQKGIAAAVLTQPDSIAWLLNIRGADVPCTPLPLSFAILSADASVELFLDPRKLAPQTRAHLGNQVRVRPVEEFGPALDAVARGSARVLADPTCTSAWIVDRLHLAGAKVERDGDPCALPKACKNAAELAGTRAAHVRDGAALVRFLHWFSEEAPKGTLTELAVVERLLACRRENERFRGVSFDTIAGAGPNGAIVHYRVTPETDRRLEPGGIFLLDSGAQYLDGTTDVTRTLAVGDPDPAMAAEMRDRFTRVLKGHIALSTVRFPRGTTGSQLDVLARLPLWQAGLDYDHGTGHGVGSFLSVHEGPQRVSKVGNSVALQPGMILSNEPGYYKTGAYGIRIENLIVVRPVEPVGEAAGELAGAERPVLEFEPLTLVPIDRALIERALLSDAEAAWVDAYHARVRESLAPLLDDAAHAWLAQATAPL; from the coding sequence GTGCCCAGCGCGATTCCCTCCGCTGCCTATCGTGGCGACGACGCCCTTGCGACCCTGTTGACCGAGGCCGGGACCGGCCGGTCGCCCGCCGATGTGCGCGCCCTGCTGGCCGGCGTGCTGGCGGCGCCCGAGGGGGAGGAGCCCGCCGCCTGGACCCTGCTGGTCGGCGAAAGCCTTCCGCCCGTGCTGGCCGAACAGCTCCAGGCGTTGAAGGCGCTGCTGGCCGGCGAGGCGCCGACGGCCGGACCAGGCCCCGCGCAGCGGCTGGCCGACCTGCGCGCCGCGCTGAAGCGCCGCGATCTCGACGGATTCATCGTGCCGCGCGGGGACGAGCATCAGGGTGAATATGTGCCGCCGCGCGCCCAGCGGTTGGGCTGGCTGACCGGCTTCACCGGATCGGCCGGCAACGCGGTGGTGACCGCCCGGCATGCCGCGATCTTCGTCGACGGCCGCTACACCCTCCAGGTCCGCAGCGAGGTTCCGGCCGATCTGTACGAGTACAAGCACCTGATCGACGATCCGCTGACCGACTGGATCGTCGCCGCCCTACCTGAAGGCGGACGCTTCGGCTTCGATCCCTGGCTGCACACCATCGGCTGGGTGGAGAAGACCCGCGCCGCGCTGGAACGCGCCGGCATCCTGCTGGTGGCGTGCGAGGACAACCCGCTCGATTCGGTGTGGCAGGGCCAGCCGCCGGCCCCGCTGACCCCCGTGGTGCCCCAGGATGACGCCTTCGCCGGCGAAAGTTCCGCCGACAAGCGGGCCCGGCTGGCCGACGAACTGGGGCAGAAGGGCATCGCCGCCGCGGTGCTGACCCAGCCGGACAGCATCGCCTGGCTGCTGAACATCCGCGGTGCCGACGTGCCCTGCACGCCGCTGCCGCTGTCCTTCGCGATCCTGTCCGCCGATGCGTCGGTTGAGCTGTTCCTCGACCCGCGCAAGCTGGCGCCGCAGACCCGTGCCCATCTGGGCAATCAGGTGAGGGTGCGGCCGGTGGAGGAGTTCGGGCCGGCGCTGGACGCCGTCGCCCGCGGTTCCGCCCGTGTGCTGGCCGACCCGACCTGCACCTCGGCCTGGATCGTCGACCGGCTGCATCTGGCCGGCGCGAAGGTGGAGCGCGACGGCGACCCCTGCGCCCTGCCCAAGGCCTGCAAGAACGCGGCGGAGCTGGCCGGCACCCGTGCCGCGCATGTCCGTGACGGCGCCGCCCTCGTCCGCTTCCTGCACTGGTTTTCCGAAGAGGCGCCGAAGGGCACGCTGACCGAACTGGCGGTGGTGGAGCGGCTGCTGGCCTGCCGGCGGGAGAACGAGCGGTTCCGTGGCGTCAGCTTCGACACCATCGCCGGGGCCGGACCGAATGGCGCCATCGTGCATTACCGCGTCACCCCGGAGACCGACCGCCGGCTGGAGCCGGGCGGCATCTTCCTGCTGGACAGCGGTGCGCAATATCTGGACGGCACCACCGACGTGACCCGCACGCTGGCGGTCGGCGATCCCGATCCGGCGATGGCGGCGGAGATGCGTGACCGCTTCACCCGGGTGCTGAAGGGCCACATCGCGCTGTCCACCGTGCGCTTCCCGCGCGGCACGACGGGCTCGCAGCTGGACGTGCTGGCGCGGCTGCCGTTGTGGCAGGCCGGCCTGGACTATGACCACGGCACCGGCCACGGCGTCGGCAGTTTCCTGTCGGTGCATGAGGGGCCGCAGCGGGTGTCGAAGGTCGGCAACAGCGTGGCCCTGCAGCCGGGCATGATCCTGTCGAACGAGCCGGGCTATTACAAGACCGGCGCCTATGGCATCCGGATCGAGAACCTGATCGTCGTCCGGCCGGTGGAACCGGTCGGCGAAGCGGCTGGCGAGCTGGCCGGGGCCGAACGGCCGGTGCTGGAGTTCGAGCCGCTGACCCTGGTGCCGATCGACCGCGCGCTGATCGAGCGGGCGCTGCTGAGCGACGCGGAGGCCGCCTGGGTCGACGCCTATCATGCGCGGGTACGCGAATCGCTGGCGCCGCTGCTGGATGATGCGGCCCACGCCTGGCTGGCGCAGGCGACCGCTCCGCTGTGA
- a CDS encoding TerB family tellurite resistance protein encodes MLNRIRSLFTGDDGVDPGEDALQAAAAALMVEAARTDDTISEAERDRILSVARRHFKLSEEEAQDLLSAAVFDTEDVSPYLRYVSVIMDRCPPGHRLWIIEMLWEVAYADGVLNDLESSLLRRIGGLLHVSDVERGEARKRVLERLGLPDDAGLPV; translated from the coding sequence ATGCTGAACCGCATCCGGTCCTTGTTCACGGGCGACGACGGCGTCGATCCGGGCGAGGACGCCTTGCAAGCCGCCGCCGCCGCCCTGATGGTCGAGGCCGCACGCACCGACGACACCATCTCCGAAGCGGAGCGCGACCGCATCCTCTCGGTCGCCCGCCGTCACTTCAAGCTGAGCGAGGAAGAGGCGCAGGACCTGCTGTCCGCCGCGGTGTTCGACACCGAGGACGTGTCGCCCTACCTCCGCTACGTCAGCGTCATCATGGACCGCTGTCCGCCCGGCCACCGCCTCTGGATCATCGAGATGCTGTGGGAGGTCGCCTACGCCGACGGCGTTCTGAACGACCTGGAATCGAGCCTGCTGCGGCGGATCGGCGGGTTGCTGCACGTCTCCGACGTCGAGCGCGGCGAGGCGCGCAAGCGCGTGCTGGAGCGGCTCGGGCTGCCGGACGATGCGGGGCTGCCGGTCTGA
- a CDS encoding 50S ribosomal protein L11 methyltransferase: MSQTPLWRIALVVPEAHAPAFAEAVGDHADAVSTFELEEGGNWLVEATLYGAPDEARLQSRVAVLAKALGIEEPRLAIENLPPIDWVSHSYQGFPPIRAGRFFVHGSHHEGIVPAGSIPLLVDAATAFGTGEHGSTNGCLQALDRLSRHLKLPRGGRRGALDMGCGSGILALAVAKRWRVPVTAVDIDPEAVRVTRINAALNGQKTMIRAQGGDGYHTPIVGRHKPYTLITANILARPLSRMAPQLRRHLKKGGYAVLAGLLNRQERHVIQAHRNQGLRLVARIPVGEWTTLVVKR; encoded by the coding sequence ATGTCGCAAACCCCGCTCTGGCGCATCGCGCTGGTCGTTCCCGAAGCCCATGCGCCCGCCTTTGCCGAGGCGGTGGGCGACCATGCCGATGCGGTGTCGACCTTCGAACTGGAGGAAGGCGGCAACTGGCTGGTCGAGGCGACCCTGTACGGCGCCCCCGACGAGGCGCGCCTGCAATCCCGCGTCGCGGTGCTGGCCAAGGCCCTGGGGATCGAGGAACCGCGGCTGGCGATCGAGAACCTGCCGCCGATCGACTGGGTGTCGCACAGCTATCAGGGCTTCCCGCCGATTCGCGCCGGGCGCTTCTTCGTTCACGGCTCCCACCATGAGGGCATCGTGCCGGCCGGCAGCATCCCGCTGCTGGTCGACGCCGCCACCGCCTTCGGCACTGGCGAGCATGGCTCGACCAACGGCTGCCTCCAGGCGCTCGACCGGCTGTCGCGCCATCTGAAGCTGCCGCGCGGCGGACGGCGCGGCGCGCTCGACATGGGCTGCGGCTCGGGCATCCTGGCGCTGGCGGTGGCCAAGCGCTGGCGCGTGCCGGTGACCGCCGTCGACATCGACCCCGAAGCGGTGCGCGTCACCCGCATCAACGCGGCGCTGAACGGGCAGAAGACCATGATCCGCGCCCAGGGCGGCGACGGCTACCACACCCCGATCGTCGGGCGGCACAAGCCCTACACGCTGATCACCGCCAACATCCTGGCCCGCCCGCTGTCGCGGATGGCGCCGCAACTGCGCCGCCATCTGAAGAAGGGTGGCTATGCCGTGCTGGCCGGGCTGCTGAACCGGCAGGAACGCCATGTCATCCAGGCCCACCGCAACCAGGGACTGCGGCTGGTCGCCCGCATTCCGGTCGGGGAGTGGACCACTCTTGTGGTCAAGCGTTAA
- a CDS encoding ATP-dependent helicase has product MSDAYDDDPLSHAAPAAASGFSDAGYPAAAQRFAYLDGLNPTQRAAVEALDGPVLVLAGAGTGKTRVLTTRLAHLLMTRRAAAFQILAVTFTNKAAREMRERVAHLVGIEPEGWWLGTFHALAARILRRHAELVGLKSNFTILDTDDQVRLIKQLLEAENIDSKKWPARQVLGAIERWKDRGLTPDRLGDADGGEVAGGRVVAIYRAYQERLRTLNACDFGDLLLHNLAIFQNNPDVLAEYHRKFKYVLVDEYQDTNVAQYLWLRILSQAHKNICCVGDEDQSIYAWRGAEIGNILRFETDFPGATIIKLEQNYRSTGHILAAASGLIANNQGRLGKTLWTEADGGEPVKVKAVWDGEEEARWVGEEIETLQRKGTPLSQIAVLVRAGFQTREFEERFITLGLPYKVLGGPRFYERQEIRDALAYFRVVNSGDDDLAFERIVNLPKRGVGPAAMQSLYTAARARGLSLTEAGWALTETDELKPKLRATLRGLLQDFFRWRTLMATVPHTELARTVLDESGYTRMWQEDKTPEAPGRLENLKELITAMAEFENLPGFLEHVALVMENAEAAGIEQVTVMTLHGAKGLEFDHVFLPGWEEGVFPNQRALDETGIAGLEEERRLAYVGLTRARRRAYVSHAANRRLYGNWVSAVPSRFVEEIPQDNVEAEAANGLFAGSGGRGNFGGGFGGAGAGGYGGGGFQFRGSTRQAPAPKTITLDQGAYAVAPRPRPDAPFAKGARVFHQKFGYGTVVGVSEDKLEIDFDHSGSKKVMDSFVVPADKAG; this is encoded by the coding sequence ATGTCAGACGCTTATGATGATGATCCGTTGAGCCACGCCGCTCCCGCCGCTGCCTCGGGCTTTTCGGATGCCGGATATCCCGCTGCGGCACAGCGCTTCGCCTATCTGGACGGGCTGAATCCGACCCAGCGGGCGGCGGTGGAGGCGCTCGACGGTCCGGTCCTGGTGCTGGCCGGCGCCGGCACCGGCAAGACGCGGGTGCTGACCACCCGTCTGGCCCATCTGCTGATGACCCGGCGCGCCGCCGCCTTCCAGATCCTGGCGGTGACCTTCACCAACAAGGCCGCCCGCGAAATGCGCGAGCGCGTCGCCCATCTGGTGGGGATCGAGCCGGAGGGCTGGTGGCTCGGCACCTTCCACGCGCTGGCCGCCCGCATCCTGCGCCGCCATGCCGAGCTGGTCGGGTTGAAGTCGAACTTCACCATCCTCGACACCGACGATCAGGTGCGTCTGATCAAACAGTTGCTGGAAGCCGAGAACATCGATTCGAAGAAGTGGCCGGCCCGTCAGGTGCTGGGCGCCATCGAACGCTGGAAGGACCGCGGGCTGACTCCCGACCGGCTGGGCGACGCCGATGGCGGCGAGGTGGCCGGCGGCCGGGTGGTGGCGATCTACCGCGCCTATCAGGAGCGCCTGCGCACCCTGAACGCCTGCGACTTCGGCGATCTGCTGCTGCACAACCTTGCCATCTTCCAGAACAATCCGGATGTGCTGGCGGAGTATCACCGCAAGTTCAAGTATGTGCTGGTCGACGAATATCAGGACACCAACGTCGCGCAGTATCTGTGGCTGCGCATCCTCTCCCAGGCGCACAAGAACATCTGCTGCGTCGGTGACGAGGATCAGTCGATCTATGCCTGGCGCGGTGCCGAGATCGGCAACATCCTGCGCTTCGAGACCGACTTCCCCGGCGCCACCATCATCAAGCTGGAGCAGAACTACCGCTCCACCGGCCATATCCTGGCGGCGGCATCCGGATTGATCGCCAACAACCAGGGTCGGCTGGGCAAGACGCTGTGGACCGAGGCGGACGGCGGCGAGCCGGTCAAGGTCAAGGCGGTGTGGGACGGCGAGGAGGAGGCGCGCTGGGTCGGCGAGGAGATCGAGACGCTCCAGCGCAAGGGCACGCCGCTGTCGCAGATCGCCGTGCTGGTCCGCGCCGGTTTCCAGACCCGCGAGTTTGAAGAACGCTTCATCACGCTCGGCCTGCCTTACAAGGTGCTCGGCGGTCCGCGCTTCTACGAGCGGCAGGAAATCCGCGACGCGCTGGCCTATTTCCGCGTGGTCAATTCCGGCGACGACGATCTCGCCTTCGAGCGCATCGTCAATCTGCCCAAGCGTGGCGTCGGTCCGGCGGCGATGCAGAGCCTTTACACCGCCGCCCGTGCGCGCGGGCTGTCGCTGACCGAGGCCGGCTGGGCGCTGACCGAGACGGACGAGCTGAAGCCGAAGCTGCGCGCCACCCTGCGCGGGCTGCTGCAGGACTTTTTCCGCTGGCGGACGCTGATGGCGACGGTGCCGCACACCGAGCTCGCCCGCACCGTCCTCGACGAGTCCGGCTACACCCGCATGTGGCAGGAGGACAAGACGCCCGAGGCCCCCGGCCGGCTGGAGAACCTGAAGGAACTCATCACCGCCATGGCGGAGTTCGAGAACCTGCCGGGCTTCCTGGAGCATGTCGCGCTGGTGATGGAGAACGCCGAGGCCGCCGGCATCGAGCAGGTCACGGTGATGACCCTGCACGGCGCCAAGGGGCTGGAGTTCGACCATGTCTTCCTGCCGGGCTGGGAGGAGGGCGTGTTCCCCAACCAGCGCGCGCTGGACGAGACCGGCATCGCCGGGCTGGAGGAGGAGCGGCGGCTGGCCTATGTCGGCCTGACCCGGGCGCGGCGCCGCGCCTATGTCAGTCATGCCGCCAACCGGCGGCTGTACGGCAACTGGGTCAGTGCCGTGCCGTCGCGCTTCGTCGAGGAGATCCCGCAGGACAATGTCGAGGCCGAGGCCGCCAACGGCCTGTTCGCCGGCAGTGGCGGCCGTGGGAATTTCGGCGGTGGATTCGGCGGGGCCGGGGCGGGGGGATATGGCGGCGGCGGCTTCCAGTTCCGCGGCTCTACCCGGCAGGCACCGGCGCCCAAGACGATCACGCTGGACCAGGGCGCCTACGCGGTGGCGCCGCGGCCCCGGCCCGATGCGCCCTTCGCCAAGGGGGCGCGGGTCTTCCACCAGAAATTCGGCTACGGCACCGTCGTCGGCGTGTCGGAGGACAAGCTGGAGATCGACTTCGACCATTCCGGCAGCAAGAAGGTGATGGACAGCTTCGTGGTCCCCGCCGACAAGGCGGGCTAA